The following nucleotide sequence is from Tardiphaga sp. 709.
GGGCCAGGCAGCGAGCGCTTTGTTAAAGCCGCCCTGGCTGCGATGTTCCGCGTCTCATTTGACGCAGGTGCAACATACACCCTACTACAAGCGTATTGAAAGTGAATTCCCTGTCACGTTCCCGTGGGGCCAATATAAGCGTTTGGAAAAGCTTACTTTTTTATATGCATCTGCGTCATTCTGGCACGGCCATATGGGCCCGTAAAACCGCCAAATCGTGAGGAAGCTCGCTGGTCCACTCCAGAATCTCGCCCGTGCGAGGGTGCTCGAGCGCGAGCGAATAGGCGTGAAGCGCCTGCCGGTCGAGCGCTTCCAGCGCCGCGCGGCTCTTTACGCCCAGCGACGACGCCTTGGTCTTGAAATGCGAGCCATAGACCGAATCTCCCATCAGTGGATGCTGGATGTGGGCCAGATGCACGCGGATCTGGTGCGTCCGCCCGGTCTCGAGCTGGCAGGCCAGCAGGGTGGCGATCGGCTTGCCGTGGCGATCCGGGAATTCCTGCAGCACTTCCCAATGGGTGACGGCATCGCGGCCGCCTTCGCGGACCGCCATTTTCTCGCGGGCATGGGGGTGCCGGTCGATCGGCGCTTCCACCGTGCCGCGCGGCCGGTTCGGAATGCCCCAGGCAAAGGCCATATAGCCGCGCCGCATTTCGTTGGTGCGGCCGTGATCGGCGAATTGCGCCGTCAGCGACGCATGGGCGGCGTCGTTCTTGGCGACCACCATCAGGCCGGTAGTGTCCTTGTCCAGCCGGTGCACGATGCCCGGCCGCTTGACGCCGCCGATCCCCGACAAAGACGCGCCGCAATGGGCGATCAGCGCATTCACCAGCGTGCCGGTCTCGTGGCCGGCGGCGGGATGCACGACGAGGCCCTTGGGCTTGTTGATGACGATGATGTCCTCGTCCTCGAACACGATATCGAGGGCGATATCCTCGCCTTCGGGCTCCGGCGCGATGGCCGGCGGGACGTCGATTGTGATCGTATCGCCGGCAGCGACATGATAAGCGGGGTCGCGCACGGGGGTGGGGTCTTGCGCAGACCGGGTGATCGTCACCTGGCCGGCGAGGATCAGCGCCTTCAGCCGCGACCGCGACAAAGCCGGGCTGCGCACGGCGAGCACGCGATCGAGCCGGGTCGAGCCTTCGTCGCCCTGCACCGTGACATCCAGCCGTTGATCGTTCATTCCGTAAAGCCTTACCTGACAGAAGCGTGTTGCTTCGAGAGCCGTGAATTAAGAGACGAGTGTTTGCATGACCCAGCCCGCCGCCGATAGCGCGCCCGAACCGACCCTTGAACAGGCCGCCATGATCGCGCGCGTCCGCCGCATGATGCTGATCGCGGGCCTGACCACCGCCCTGGGCGTCGGCGCGCTGCTCGTCGTGATCGGCTACCGCCTTTTCCGCACGGATGGAAGCACTGTGACGTCGGCGACGACCGCGACCCTGCCGAAAGGCGCCAAAATCCTCTCCACGGGGGTAGCTGGCGACCGGATCGTGCTGACGCTGGACGTCGGCGGCAGCACCGAAATCCGCACTTTCGACGCCAAGAGCCTGAAACCCGCCGGCACGCTGAAATTCGCCAGCGAGCCCTGAGGTTCGCCAAAACGAACCATAACCATATAAGTGGGCGAGGGGGCGGCAGCATCTTGCAGCCACCGCCATTCCCGGCTATCCCCTCCCGCGCACGCTCCGTTCGTCTAACGGTTAGGACATGGCCCTCTCAAGGCTAAAATAAGGGTTCGATTCCCTTACGGAGCGCCATTTTTAGGCCAATTGAGAGCAAAATCACGAATCCGGGCAGCGGTGGTGTTGACTACTGCGGGTCTGGTTTCGGTTGAAAATCACCGTTTGCCGCGCAATTTCAGGTGCGCTCTGTCACGTCCGTAGATGAGCGCGACGAACTTTACCGGCCCCAGAATGCCGGCGTCGCCTTGAAGCGCCGCCATTTCTTGCGCAGCGTTGTCGCGGCCGCAATCTCGTCACGGGCCTGCCAGCCGGTCACCGTGCCGATGGCGAGGTGAAGTGCGGCCTGATCGCCTTGCCTGACGGAACCGAGCAATCCGCGGATACTTGCGATGTCGCATACGCGTCCAAGACTCTTTTGAAGTCTGGCGAGCCGAGCCACGTAGCGTTTGGCGGGCGCATGGCCGGTGTAAAGTGGCAAGAAGAATTCCGCCGCATAGCGCAGCCTCTTGAGCTCGATTCTGAGACTGTGCCGTGCAGCGGTGTCGAGCTGCCGGAAGTGCGTGCCACGCTTGCGCACCTTCCGCTGCTGTCGCGCCAGAATTTTGTCGGCGAGCGCCGGCATAGGCTGCGACAGGACGGCCAGCGCATCGCTGTCGATATCGTTGCGCCAGCGGCGGCGCTCGACCCAGTGCCCGAGCGAAAGCAGAAAACGGCTGTAGCGCGGATCGTCGAGAACCGCCTGCAGGCTGCTGTAGTTCGACTTGCGCTGTCGCTCGATTGCGTCGCGCAAGCCGCCGAAGTCGACCTCCGGCGTTGTCGTCGCCACGCGAGAAACGATCGTGGTCGCGAAAACGTCCCAATCGCGGGTCTGGCCGAGCTGTCGCATCAGCCACCTCGCTTCGCTGTTGATTGCCTCGAACGAGGGCGATGGAATCTCACGCCGGAACAGCGCACAGATCGTGCGCAGACGGCGCAGAGCGATGCGCATCTGGTGCACGCCTTCGGGATCGGATCCTTCCTTTGCCACCGCATGATTGCGCAGGAGATGATGCCAGCAAGCGCCCCCCAGCAGCGCAATGACGTCGTCAACCGCGTGCTCGGCAGTGATGTTGATGGGTTCGGCTTTCGCCGCCGGCTGCACGACATCGAACGCCAGCGCATAGCCGCGTTCTGCCTTGCTCCGTGTGCCGACCTGCAGTGGCGCCGCGTCGAGCAACTGCGTTCCGAGATCAAACAGCGCGCCGGCGTTGCCGCTCTTCAATTCGAGCTCGATCTCGGACAGGACTTCTTGACGCGTACCGGCCTCGATAGTCCCCACGTCGAAGGCGATCTCAACTGACGCATCAGGCAGATCGAGCTGCCGTGCATGCCGGCGAACTCTTGTCGCAAACGCTGGCACGAGCGCATCGGGCGTAAGCGTCGTCAGCGGATCGCCAATCTCGGCAACAGGAAGCTGCGCCAGGTCGGGAGTCATGCCGTCAACCGATGTCTCCCACTGCCATCGCGCCAACGGCCGCCCGATGTCGGGCAGAAGTTTCAGCGTCTGAATGAAATGCTTGCCGCTGCGTCGCACGCGCAGCGACATGCCGCGTTGAAACAGCGCTCTCTCCGGTGTGTCGTAATAAACTGTCTCCAGCTGGCGGACCACGCCGCGATTGCGCGCATGCTGTACGATGACGGGCATCTCGCGCAGCTTTTCCAGGATAGCTTGCGGCGCCAGCAGCTTGAGTTCGATTTCCGCCTGTTCGCCCGGTCGTACAGCAATTGCTGCGCCAGCAGGATCGGGCACGATTGGCTGCTGGGCGTTCAATGGTAACTCCATCGGAAGCACGCATCATATTTTATGACACTAGCAAGACATGCCCAAGATGGCGATGGAATGACGCGGTAAATTACGACGGCAATTTCCGGATCGATCGGGACCAGCGGGACTCAGGGCTGTTCGAATGGTGCGAACGCCCACATTCGTGAAAAGCAAAACGCTACCTCAGTCGGCGGCCTTAGTTTGCTTTTCGCTTGGCGGTTTGATCGGGATCTGCGGTACGGGACCAGTCACGACTGAAGATGATCTACCACCGGATGGCTTATCATCGGAGGCGTGACTTCTGATTGTCTCGAGCACCAGAAAAAACTTCTCGGCAAGCATGGCAGTAACCTCGCTGGCGAAAGTATCTCCATCATTAGTTGAGTCGAGTTGCTGAAAATTCAATCACTTACGGCAGGCCGCCGCAATTAAATTTGCGCGCCAGAGTATCGCGAAAGGGGCAGCGATATTCGCCTGGTTTACCTCGTCGGAACGAAAGCGATCCCGCCGAAGCTGGCGCTGTATTCAGGGCGAGTTACATCGTCCTTCGGGAGGCGCGAATGGGCCGCAAAGCCGACCTTGGTAGGATTGAATCTAGAGGCGTTTTCAGGAATTGTATAATAATTTCAACTATATAAAGGTCGTCAAATTTCCGTTTCCGCAAATCAATCTCGAAGCAAAGGCAGGAGTATTTTGCCTTGCCGCTCGATCTCCGCCAGATAGGGCGTGTCAGACAGGATGAAATACTTGATTCCGAGATCACGGTATTTCTGCAGCGAGCTGGCCACTTCGGATGCCGAACCGACCAGCCAGGTGGTGCCGGCGCCGGCTGCGCCGAATTTTCCTGGCGCTGTATAGAGATTGTCGTCGAGGACGTCGCCGCGGGCCTGCAGGTCGAGCAGTCGCTGTTGACCGATTGCGATTGGAGGGCCGTGGTCGTTCCAGCCCGCGCCTGCTTTCCGCGCCATGTCGGCAACCTTGGCTTCCGCCGTAGCCCAGGCCTCGGCCGAGCTCTCCCGGACAAGCGTCGTGATCCTGAGGCCAAACTCCAGGGGCGGGAGATCCCGATCAAGGCGCTGACTCAAGCTCTTGAGCCGCTCGATGCGCTGCTTGACGTCACCGAGCGGTTCGCCCCAGAACAACTGGACATCGGCTTCGGTTGCGGCGACATGCTCGGCCGCGTCCGACGCCCCGCCGAAATACAGTTTCGGATGTCGGCGACTGCCGCGCTGGATGATGCGCGGCGCAGCGGTGGAGTCAGCGACGCGGAAATGTGCGCCGGAATAGGTGACGTTTTCTTCGGTCCACAGCCGCCGGACGATGCGCATGAATTCCCTGGTCCGCGCATATCGCTGCGACGAGTCGGCTTCGTCATCGCCGTAAGCCGCCAGATTGTCCTTGCCGGAGACGATATTGATACGAACCCGGCCACCGCTCAATTGATCCAGTGTGGCTGCGGCAGATGCAAAATGCGCCGGCTGCCAATAGCCCGGGCGGATGGCTATGAGCGGCTCGAAACTCGTCGTGCGGGCCGCCAGCACTGAGGCGACGGTGAATGTGTCCGGCCGTCCCCAGCCGGTTCCGATCAGCGCGCCTTTCCACCCATGACGTTCCAGCGCTTGCGCCTGGTCGGCAAGCGTCTCAACGCTGTTGTGGTTTGGGTCGACGACATCGCCGCGGTGACCTGCCTTCACGTCATTCGGGATGTACCAAAGAAACTCCGAACGATCGCTCATGATGTCCTCTGACGATGGGACCGCATGTTTGCGTGCGGCTCACCGTCCCGTGTCGTTGTCAAAATGGGCGCACCGATGTCGCGCCGAACACGATGGCTGCGATCAACGCAAATGCGCCGTAAACGGCGGCCGTGTGCAGGCGCACCGCTGTGCGGTTCGACGACGCGCGCGCAGGGTTATGCAACCGGGCTTCCGCCGATAGTTCACGCATCATCGTTCTCCAACGCGACATTTGCAGATAACAAGGCGATAAATCCGGTCTGCGCAAGCGCGCGCCAGAAATAATGATGATCAGCACGTCGGGGCGTTCCGGCGTGGAGTAATATTCTCCATGCCGTCTGCACCAGGCAATTTTGTTCGTTCGGCGCGCTGATTGTCATTCTGGT
It contains:
- a CDS encoding LLM class flavin-dependent oxidoreductase — encoded protein: MSDRSEFLWYIPNDVKAGHRGDVVDPNHNSVETLADQAQALERHGWKGALIGTGWGRPDTFTVASVLAARTTSFEPLIAIRPGYWQPAHFASAAATLDQLSGGRVRINIVSGKDNLAAYGDDEADSSQRYARTREFMRIVRRLWTEENVTYSGAHFRVADSTAAPRIIQRGSRRHPKLYFGGASDAAEHVAATEADVQLFWGEPLGDVKQRIERLKSLSQRLDRDLPPLEFGLRITTLVRESSAEAWATAEAKVADMARKAGAGWNDHGPPIAIGQQRLLDLQARGDVLDDNLYTAPGKFGAAGAGTTWLVGSASEVASSLQKYRDLGIKYFILSDTPYLAEIERQGKILLPLLRD
- a CDS encoding CHAD domain-containing protein — protein: MNAQQPIVPDPAGAAIAVRPGEQAEIELKLLAPQAILEKLREMPVIVQHARNRGVVRQLETVYYDTPERALFQRGMSLRVRRSGKHFIQTLKLLPDIGRPLARWQWETSVDGMTPDLAQLPVAEIGDPLTTLTPDALVPAFATRVRRHARQLDLPDASVEIAFDVGTIEAGTRQEVLSEIELELKSGNAGALFDLGTQLLDAAPLQVGTRSKAERGYALAFDVVQPAAKAEPINITAEHAVDDVIALLGGACWHHLLRNHAVAKEGSDPEGVHQMRIALRRLRTICALFRREIPSPSFEAINSEARWLMRQLGQTRDWDVFATTIVSRVATTTPEVDFGGLRDAIERQRKSNYSSLQAVLDDPRYSRFLLSLGHWVERRRWRNDIDSDALAVLSQPMPALADKILARQQRKVRKRGTHFRQLDTAARHSLRIELKRLRYAAEFFLPLYTGHAPAKRYVARLARLQKSLGRVCDIASIRGLLGSVRQGDQAALHLAIGTVTGWQARDEIAAATTLRKKWRRFKATPAFWGR
- a CDS encoding RluA family pseudouridine synthase — translated: MNDQRLDVTVQGDEGSTRLDRVLAVRSPALSRSRLKALILAGQVTITRSAQDPTPVRDPAYHVAAGDTITIDVPPAIAPEPEGEDIALDIVFEDEDIIVINKPKGLVVHPAAGHETGTLVNALIAHCGASLSGIGGVKRPGIVHRLDKDTTGLMVVAKNDAAHASLTAQFADHGRTNEMRRGYMAFAWGIPNRPRGTVEAPIDRHPHAREKMAVREGGRDAVTHWEVLQEFPDRHGKPIATLLACQLETGRTHQIRVHLAHIQHPLMGDSVYGSHFKTKASSLGVKSRAALEALDRQALHAYSLALEHPRTGEILEWTSELPHDLAVLRAHMAVPE